The window CCAGTTGGACGTCTTGACTATGATACTTCTGGCTTATTATTGATGACCAATGATGGTGAATTAGCTAATAAATTGATGCACCCTCGTAATGAAGTACCCAAGGTTTATGTAGCCAAAATTAAAGGACTTCTTTCTCCAGAAGATATCCGTTCCCTTACTCATGGGGTTCGAATTGATGGTCGCAAGAGTGCGCCTGCAAAATTGAAGATTTTAAAGACTGATGAAAAGAAAAATACTCAGATTGTTCAGTTAACGATTCATGAAGGTCATTATCACCAAGTTAAGCGAATGTTTGAAGCAGTTCATCATTTCGTTGAAAAATTATCTCGTGAAAAATACGCTTTCTTGACATTGAAATCACTTACTTCAGGCGAATATCGTGAATTGACGCATGAAGAAGTCTTTCGACTAAATCACTTAGCTGACTAACGCTCCTTGTCAAGCTATGATAAAATAAAACTAATAACCTATAATTGTGGAGGATTTTGGAATGAAGGAAAATAAATCTCAGGACAATCAAGAACCTAAAGGTCCTTACAAGCATTTTGAACGTCCGACAACATCTAGAAGTGCGATGCATCATCGTCATCATTCAGAGCCTGCACCTGAACCAACTCCTAGTCGACCAGAAAAGAACTCTAAGGGCACAAAACATAGTCAGTTATGGGCTGGTTTGATTATTGTAGCAATAATTTTGATTGCCTTGATTCCGATTGTTTCTTCAAAATTGCACTCTAATTCTAATAATTTGGCTGAAAAGAGTGTTAAAGTTTCAAAGAGTTCTTCTAAGTCTCATAAATCTAAGAGTAAAAAGCCTAAGCGTAGCTCATCAAAGAAGAGTAAGTCTAAGAGTAGCGTAAAGAAAGAGGAGAAGAAATCTTCAAGTCAATCTCATGATGTGACTCCAGCTACAACTAGTCAATCACAATCTCAAAGTAGTCAAACTAGCCAAAGCAGTACACAATCTTATGCTTCTAGTGCTAGTCAAACTACCACTCAAGGCCAAACTCAACAAGCAAACCAAAATTCATACCAAAATAACCAAAATACTTGGCAGAATTACAGTGGAAACAGCTCATCACAAAATCAAGCTCCAAGTTCTTACACTGTTCAAGAAGGTGATTCTTTATCAAAAATTGCTCGTGAAAATAACACTTCAGTGCATCATTTAGAGCAGCTTAATGGTTTAGAATCAGCTGATAGTATTAGTATTGGTCAATCAATTAAACTTAAGTAATTAAAGAACATTATTATTTACAATTTAATTAAGAAGTATTATTATTTACTTGTAAAAAGTAAATAAAAGGATGTTGTCTTCAGGGCAGGGTGCAATTCCCGACCGGCGGTTAGAGTCCGCGAGCTACGATGTAGTTGAACCTCAGGTACCGATAGTTAAAGTCTAGATGGAAGAAGACAGACTTAAAACTAAACATGATTTAGATTAATAAGGTCTGTTGCTGAAGCAACAGGCCTTTTGTATGTTATGGAGGAATATATCATGCAAAGAAAAACTAGTTTAAGTCATGTAAGACTTGCTTATTGGCTCGCCTGGGCAATGATAGGTGCACTGGCATTTTTAATTATGAAAATCGAAGTCCCGATTATTCCAGGCTTTGATTATTTGAAGATGGACTTTTCAGATTCGCTCGTTGCCTTGAGCACTTTAGTTTTTGGACCTCTAGGCGGAACTATGATTGCACTCTTTAAGTCTTTATTGAGTCTGTTTATTTCTGGCTTTAACCCAATTTCAATGATTGGACAATTAGCTGCTTTTTTAGCAAGTTTAGCTTATATCTTGCCGTTTTATTTCATCAGTAAAAAACACGAGGATAAAGCCAAATATCAAATTTTTGGTTTAATTGTAGGTACATTAGCTTTAACAGTAGTAATGTCATTAGCAAATTATTTCGTTTTAACTCCAATGTATATTTCTTTAATGGGATTTAAGTTAAATTCCTCTCTTTTAACTTACGTTGTTTCTGCTATTATTCCTTTCAACTTGATTAAGGGTTTGATTAACAGTATTGTTGTTTTGATTTTAGCGAAAACTTTATTACCTGTTCTAGAAAAATTTGTAAAACGTAATTTCTAAAAGAATTATATTTAGCCAGAAGTCGAGTGACTTCTGGTTTTTGTTTTATGGTAGAATTTACTTTGAATGAAAAAGAAAGGACTCAATTTTTTAATGCAAGTAGCTATTGATGGTCCTGCATCAGCGGGGAAGAGTACAGTTGCTAAAATTATTGCGCATAATTTAGGCTATATTTATATCGATACTGGTGCAATGTATCGAGCATGTACATTAATTGCACACGACAATCACGTTGACTATGGGGATGAAAAGGCAATCTTAGACCTAGTTGACAAGAGCACAATTGAATTTAAGCAAGAAGATGGAGAACAGAAAGTTTATGTAAATGGCAAAGATGTATCAATCGCCATCAGAACGCCGGAAATTACTGAAAATGTTTCTCAAGTGTCAGCCTTAAAGTCAATTCGTGAGAAGATGGTTGAATTACAGCGTGAGATGGCTGGTAAACACGATGTTATTATGGATGGCCGTGATATTGGAACGACAGTCTTACCAGATGCTGAGGTAAAGATTTTCTTAATCGCTAGTGTTGCATCAAGAGCTAAGAGACGCTTTTTAGATTTTCAAGAAAAGGGAATTCACCAAGACTTGAAAGACATTGAACATGATATTGAAGTTCGCGATTATAAAGATTCTCATCGAGAAATTTCGCCATTAAAAAAAGCAGCGGATGCAATTGAATTAGATACAACAAACCTTACTATTGATGAGGTTGTAGCTAAAA of the Lactobacillus gasseri ATCC 33323 = JCM 1131 genome contains:
- a CDS encoding LysM peptidoglycan-binding domain-containing protein → MKENKSQDNQEPKGPYKHFERPTTSRSAMHHRHHSEPAPEPTPSRPEKNSKGTKHSQLWAGLIIVAIILIALIPIVSSKLHSNSNNLAEKSVKVSKSSSKSHKSKSKKPKRSSSKKSKSKSSVKKEEKKSSSQSHDVTPATTSQSQSQSSQTSQSSTQSYASSASQTTTQGQTQQANQNSYQNNQNTWQNYSGNSSSQNQAPSSYTVQEGDSLSKIARENNTSVHHLEQLNGLESADSISIGQSIKLK
- a CDS encoding ECF transporter S component, yielding MQRKTSLSHVRLAYWLAWAMIGALAFLIMKIEVPIIPGFDYLKMDFSDSLVALSTLVFGPLGGTMIALFKSLLSLFISGFNPISMIGQLAAFLASLAYILPFYFISKKHEDKAKYQIFGLIVGTLALTVVMSLANYFVLTPMYISLMGFKLNSSLLTYVVSAIIPFNLIKGLINSIVVLILAKTLLPVLEKFVKRNF
- the cmk gene encoding (d)CMP kinase, whose product is MQVAIDGPASAGKSTVAKIIAHNLGYIYIDTGAMYRACTLIAHDNHVDYGDEKAILDLVDKSTIEFKQEDGEQKVYVNGKDVSIAIRTPEITENVSQVSALKSIREKMVELQREMAGKHDVIMDGRDIGTTVLPDAEVKIFLIASVASRAKRRFLDFQEKGIHQDLKDIEHDIEVRDYKDSHREISPLKKAADAIELDTTNLTIDEVVAKISEIIQKKQKN
- a CDS encoding pseudouridine synthase, translated to MAERLQKVIAQAGVASRRKAEKMISAGQVTVNGKKITELGTKVEPSDKIEVNGVPIEKETLHTYLFYKPRGVISSVKDDKGRKTVVDFFEDVPYRLYPVGRLDYDTSGLLLMTNDGELANKLMHPRNEVPKVYVAKIKGLLSPEDIRSLTHGVRIDGRKSAPAKLKILKTDEKKNTQIVQLTIHEGHYHQVKRMFEAVHHFVEKLSREKYAFLTLKSLTSGEYRELTHEEVFRLNHLAD